A DNA window from Paenibacillus andongensis contains the following coding sequences:
- a CDS encoding SdrD B-like domain-containing protein, which yields MEHLLGLKRSRTLLHLPKRVLFLLMALSLAVLPYYNFVASAAISLSLEKTVDKTSAVPGETITYTIKYANPSTTEDAVNMVITDVLPNTLDYVGVDTSADVDHVDLSTPGTVKFVMDNPLPAGTTGVLKLKTKFKSGVTQQGDTAQNTATAKADNSGSVSSTAQVVTATLNPDNWSISKTKILPTVDPVLNSDVTYQVKLKGNSALGGANIQNVGIYDTLPVGSTFVSATGGGVYSSVYGNVYWSLPTLNAGQEVTYNVVLNFPSPTFQVGNSVTNSVYAAGTSLSGAALTTNTASATHLLSAPTPGVYGINKDSRQTNDEYAVGQTVDYKINGFGNSGNVPLNSFIVEDNIPKEINLTQISTGTYANNTDVKVTLDYQKNGVGVWIPWTGGAGLDTSINQTLDVSSLGLIGSDYVSKVRWTYGTTSDGTVPSGFRIASDMHVKGTLLSTDHLGGAVVPDVTTFDNTATLNAKYLSTPLTQSSDTSTVKVVHPRPWILADKSVTSSSSVREGDTVTYKLRVQNHPFATGDLDSPVVLDFFPNELENFTVVGVPDQHTTTPSVAPTFSNHPETISTVSYSVYRWEFPGAILKPGDYIDVTVSGKVKSHTVNGNFSNTMYATSAITNDYKGTTVNDSPDDWDDIPATTQFVKDISNVYVIFTGSLESVKWVKGEVDGAFTKYPANGETLPGGKAMYQLRVSNTNSNGPISNIVIIDKLPRIGDTGVVDTSGRSSAWKPYLVNNVTGANGGIFSIVKSNDITHVLRPATGVTIYYSTSLNPDVADISDPLHRSHHTGWSTDLPQDITSVTALKFDLGNNVLGQGETVILEWDMRAPVSAPRNQIAWNSFGYGATYPDEGGPQAFLPTEPIKVGFLIKNVDPAGTGNLGDFIWNDTNANGIQDAGEDGINGILVNLYKNSDLTHPISYTRTGDEHGTNKHGYYEFPNLQADDYTVEFVMPAGYFLSPHDAGSDDAKDSDFTLFDTPTRTYRVTTNLGNQETDMTLDAGIYTKGSIGDFVWLDKDADGQQDAGEPGLAGVTVKLYNAADLTTSLSTATTDINGKYSFPGLDPGNYRVKFIKPTGYKSSLNDQSGDDALDSDRDEVTELSHTVVLSSGENDLTVDAGFYLGEIGDLVWHDKNANGIQDAGEPGISGVTVKLYNASNLSTALTTTTTNGSGIYNFSSLLPGSYVVKFTHPNGYDFFSPSNQGADDAKDSDAIFTSRTDADASINNITLNDGGRDYTFDTGLFNPAKLGDKVFLDANKNGLQDIGEAPVPGIKVNLYKTSNPTTVFDSTFTDVTGIYQFTNLDPGSYFVEFITPAGYGITPKDQGSDDTLDSDAEPATGKTASVTLSSGDNNTTLDAGLYLLTNGSLGDIVWDDLNANGLQDAGEPGISGVTVELYDANTNAHLATKTTNAGGLYLFTNLLLTGNYKVKFLKPNGFKESPANAGSDDSKDSDRDLSTGFSHDVSLLTSINDLTVDAGFYKLATLGDKLFVDANTNGIQDAGEVGYPNVTVKLYRSDAPTTAILTTTTDTNGNYLFENLEPGSYIVSFASVSGYSFTSKKVGSDPAVDSNVYNAGITDSIVLQSGEDNRTVDAGIYEYRNSGGGGGYIPPVTEPPVTPAPTPGPTPAPSPGTTPGTTTPPVPTPGTPTPAPTPGPTPTPVPEQPVVTDENTPVTGEIPNAAPNSEGEKIPNQVTVEDQPENGTVELTDDGKWVYTPKEGFNGDDSFTIGVKNDNGDIDYQKIQVSVLPKGTKKGSTSLVPKTGQDAHSNYYLTGLAMVLAGLGALGATRWLQRKYK from the coding sequence ATGGAACATTTATTGGGTTTGAAAAGAAGCAGAACCCTCTTGCATTTGCCTAAAAGAGTGCTGTTCTTGCTTATGGCTTTATCATTGGCGGTATTACCTTATTACAATTTTGTTGCGTCTGCCGCTATTTCTTTGTCTTTGGAAAAAACAGTAGATAAAACATCAGCAGTACCTGGGGAAACGATCACGTATACGATCAAGTATGCGAATCCGAGTACGACGGAAGATGCCGTGAATATGGTCATCACTGACGTTTTGCCAAATACATTGGACTACGTAGGCGTCGACACCTCGGCTGATGTCGATCATGTCGATTTAAGTACTCCTGGTACAGTTAAATTCGTCATGGATAACCCGCTACCTGCTGGTACAACGGGCGTGCTTAAGCTGAAGACCAAATTCAAGTCAGGGGTAACTCAGCAAGGAGACACCGCGCAGAATACCGCAACAGCTAAAGCTGATAATAGCGGCTCGGTTTCGTCAACTGCACAAGTAGTTACGGCAACTCTGAATCCTGATAACTGGTCGATATCTAAAACCAAAATCCTCCCTACGGTTGATCCTGTTTTGAACAGTGATGTCACCTATCAGGTTAAGCTAAAAGGGAACAGCGCACTTGGTGGCGCAAATATTCAAAACGTTGGAATTTACGACACTCTGCCTGTCGGCTCTACATTTGTTTCAGCCACTGGCGGCGGGGTTTATAGTTCCGTGTACGGCAATGTCTACTGGAGTCTTCCTACATTAAATGCTGGACAGGAAGTCACCTATAATGTCGTGTTAAACTTTCCGAGTCCTACGTTTCAAGTAGGCAATTCGGTAACGAATTCCGTTTACGCTGCAGGTACCAGCCTGAGTGGGGCTGCTCTTACTACAAATACAGCATCCGCTACCCACCTACTTTCAGCTCCAACGCCAGGCGTTTACGGTATCAACAAAGACTCCCGCCAGACTAATGATGAGTATGCTGTCGGTCAGACCGTAGATTACAAAATCAATGGCTTTGGGAATAGCGGCAATGTCCCTTTGAATAGCTTTATTGTCGAGGACAATATACCGAAAGAAATTAATTTAACCCAGATTTCAACAGGTACCTACGCGAATAACACGGATGTCAAAGTCACCTTAGACTACCAGAAAAATGGCGTCGGCGTCTGGATTCCGTGGACTGGTGGCGCGGGTCTCGACACAAGCATCAACCAAACTTTAGATGTATCTTCCTTAGGCCTTATAGGCTCAGATTATGTATCTAAGGTCCGCTGGACCTACGGAACAACGTCAGATGGAACGGTACCAAGCGGTTTCCGCATTGCTTCTGATATGCATGTGAAAGGCACTCTGCTTAGCACCGATCATCTCGGAGGCGCTGTGGTTCCCGATGTAACCACCTTTGACAACACAGCTACACTTAATGCTAAGTATTTGTCAACCCCGCTGACTCAGAGTAGTGATACCAGCACCGTCAAGGTTGTTCACCCTCGACCTTGGATATTAGCAGATAAATCAGTCACAAGCAGTTCCTCTGTTAGAGAAGGCGATACAGTTACTTATAAACTGAGGGTTCAGAATCATCCTTTTGCGACTGGGGATTTGGATTCACCGGTTGTCCTTGATTTTTTCCCTAACGAATTAGAGAACTTTACAGTCGTCGGTGTTCCAGATCAACATACTACGACACCCAGTGTTGCACCCACGTTCTCCAACCATCCTGAAACGATAAGTACAGTTTCGTATTCGGTTTACCGCTGGGAATTCCCAGGTGCCATTTTGAAACCAGGCGATTACATTGATGTTACCGTTAGCGGTAAAGTCAAAAGCCATACAGTTAATGGTAATTTCAGTAATACCATGTATGCAACGTCTGCAATCACAAATGATTATAAAGGCACGACAGTGAATGACAGCCCCGACGATTGGGATGATATTCCAGCTACGACGCAATTCGTAAAGGACATATCCAACGTATACGTGATATTCACTGGATCACTTGAATCCGTCAAATGGGTAAAAGGTGAAGTCGATGGAGCGTTCACGAAATATCCGGCTAACGGAGAAACGCTTCCCGGCGGGAAAGCGATGTATCAATTGCGTGTAAGTAACACGAATTCTAACGGCCCAATCTCCAACATCGTCATTATCGATAAGCTGCCACGTATCGGAGATACTGGAGTCGTTGACACCAGCGGTCGTAGTTCCGCTTGGAAGCCTTATCTAGTGAATAATGTTACTGGCGCAAATGGCGGCATATTTTCCATTGTAAAGTCCAATGATATTACTCATGTTTTACGCCCAGCAACAGGTGTTACCATTTATTACTCGACCAGTTTGAATCCTGACGTGGCCGATATATCCGATCCACTTCACCGGAGTCATCATACAGGCTGGAGCACTGATCTGCCTCAAGATATTACAAGTGTAACTGCGTTGAAGTTTGATTTGGGCAACAATGTTCTCGGACAAGGAGAAACCGTCATCTTAGAATGGGACATGCGAGCACCGGTAAGTGCACCAAGAAACCAGATCGCTTGGAACTCATTTGGGTATGGCGCTACTTATCCTGACGAGGGCGGACCTCAGGCATTCTTGCCAACAGAACCTATTAAGGTGGGCTTTCTAATAAAAAATGTCGATCCCGCTGGCACTGGAAATTTAGGTGATTTCATCTGGAATGATACGAATGCCAATGGTATTCAGGATGCTGGAGAAGACGGAATCAATGGGATTCTTGTGAATCTTTACAAAAATTCTGATCTTACACACCCAATATCCTACACTAGAACTGGTGATGAGCATGGTACGAATAAACATGGTTATTATGAATTCCCTAATCTTCAAGCAGATGATTACACAGTAGAATTCGTTATGCCGGCTGGTTACTTCCTCTCACCTCATGATGCAGGTTCGGATGACGCCAAAGACAGTGATTTCACTCTATTTGACACTCCAACCAGAACATATCGGGTCACAACAAACCTTGGGAATCAAGAGACCGATATGACACTTGACGCTGGTATCTATACCAAAGGATCGATTGGAGATTTTGTTTGGTTAGATAAGGATGCCGATGGCCAGCAGGATGCAGGAGAACCTGGCTTAGCAGGTGTAACGGTTAAACTCTATAACGCAGCTGACCTCACGACTTCTTTAAGTACTGCTACTACCGATATCAATGGTAAATATAGCTTCCCGGGTCTAGACCCAGGCAATTATCGCGTAAAGTTCATTAAACCAACCGGTTACAAATCCTCGCTGAATGATCAAAGCGGCGATGACGCCCTTGACTCTGACCGGGATGAAGTGACGGAATTAAGCCACACCGTGGTATTGAGCTCAGGCGAAAATGACCTAACCGTGGATGCAGGTTTTTACTTAGGCGAGATAGGCGACCTGGTCTGGCACGACAAAAATGCGAATGGCATTCAGGATGCAGGTGAGCCCGGAATCTCAGGAGTAACGGTTAAGCTTTATAACGCAAGCAACCTTTCAACAGCTTTGACTACTACAACGACCAACGGAAGCGGTATTTATAATTTCTCTAGCCTTCTTCCAGGCAGCTATGTAGTCAAATTTACCCACCCAAATGGTTATGATTTCTTCTCTCCATCCAATCAGGGAGCAGACGATGCAAAAGATAGCGATGCGATCTTTACTAGCCGAACGGATGCCGATGCAAGTATTAACAACATTACGCTCAATGATGGCGGACGTGATTATACCTTTGATACCGGTTTATTCAATCCAGCCAAACTTGGGGATAAAGTCTTCCTTGATGCTAACAAGAATGGCCTACAAGACATAGGAGAAGCACCGGTACCAGGCATCAAAGTTAACCTGTACAAGACTTCGAATCCAACTACAGTATTTGATTCAACATTTACTGATGTTACAGGGATCTATCAATTTACAAATCTGGATCCAGGCAGCTATTTCGTTGAATTTATTACGCCGGCCGGTTATGGTATTACACCCAAGGATCAAGGCAGTGATGATACACTCGATTCTGATGCTGAGCCAGCTACAGGAAAAACAGCTAGCGTCACGTTGTCCTCAGGTGATAATAATACGACATTGGATGCAGGACTTTATCTACTAACGAATGGTTCTCTAGGAGACATCGTCTGGGATGATTTGAATGCAAACGGCTTGCAGGATGCTGGGGAACCCGGCATATCGGGTGTAACGGTGGAGTTGTACGATGCAAATACGAACGCTCATCTTGCTACCAAAACCACCAATGCTGGAGGACTCTACCTCTTTACTAACCTACTTCTAACAGGCAACTATAAAGTGAAATTCCTTAAACCGAATGGGTTCAAGGAGAGTCCAGCCAATGCTGGAAGTGATGATAGTAAAGACTCGGATAGAGACCTATCGACTGGATTCAGTCATGATGTATCATTGCTTACAAGTATTAATGATTTGACGGTAGACGCTGGCTTCTATAAGCTCGCCACACTTGGCGACAAGTTGTTCGTCGATGCCAATACAAACGGCATCCAGGACGCAGGTGAAGTCGGGTATCCCAACGTTACAGTCAAACTGTATCGCTCCGACGCTCCGACAACTGCTATCCTAACAACAACTACGGATACGAACGGCAACTATCTCTTCGAAAACCTAGAGCCAGGTTCTTACATTGTTAGCTTCGCATCCGTTAGCGGATATAGCTTTACATCTAAGAAGGTAGGTTCAGATCCTGCTGTTGATTCCAATGTATATAATGCTGGTATTACGGATAGCATTGTTTTACAGTCAGGTGAGGATAATCGAACCGTTGATGCAGGAATCTATGAGTACCGAAATAGCGGCGGCGGTGGCGGCTATATACCGCCAGTAACAGAACCACCTGTTACACCTGCACCAACTCCAGGACCTACACCAGCGCCATCGCCTGGAACTACTCCTGGGACAACAACACCACCTGTACCTACGCCAGGTACACCAACACCTGCGCCAACTCCAGGACCTACACCTACGCCAGTTCCGGAGCAACCTGTTGTCACGGATGAGAATACACCAGTAACTGGTGAAATCCCGAACGCAGCACCGAATTCCGAAGGTGAGAAAATCCCTAATCAGGTGACCGTTGAAGACCAGCCTGAGAACGGAACCGTGGAATTGACAGATGACGGTAAATGGGTCTATACACCAAAAGAAGGATTTAACGGAGACGACTCCTTCACTATCGGAGTTAAGAATGATAATGGCGATATTGATTATCAAAAAATTCAGGTAAGTGTCCTTCCTAAGGGCACCAAAAAAGGCTCTACATCCCTAGTTCCAAAAACGGGCCAAGATGCTCACAGTAATTACTATCTAACTGGGCTAGCAATGGTTCTTGCTGGACTAGGCGCACTCGGAGCAACACGTTGGCTGCAGCGTAAATACAAGTAA
- a CDS encoding class D sortase yields the protein MIRKKLSLLVIVLGIILFLYPTLNDRYESYQQNKILKQWQENLQNMDQTASDIEEETDTVLVVPSSSPDVEALPSSGQPTSQPSPLAAEMKMTPKPLTLPQKNIEGVLTIDKIDLKLPILTDATVNNLKISVASIAKTGKAGAVGNYAIAGHRNLTYGKNFNRLDEVTEGDFIEVNTGSKTYIYKVVDKLYVLPEDVWVLKGNGKDREITLITCHPMENPTHRIAIKGIMVQSKE from the coding sequence GTGATTAGAAAAAAGCTATCACTGTTAGTTATCGTTCTTGGGATTATCCTTTTTCTTTATCCAACGCTAAACGATCGTTATGAGAGCTATCAGCAGAACAAAATTTTGAAACAATGGCAGGAAAATCTGCAGAACATGGATCAGACAGCTTCTGACATCGAGGAGGAGACAGATACGGTGTTGGTCGTGCCTTCTTCCAGTCCCGATGTGGAAGCTCTGCCGTCAAGCGGCCAGCCAACTAGCCAGCCAAGCCCCTTGGCCGCGGAAATGAAAATGACACCGAAGCCATTAACTTTGCCGCAGAAGAATATAGAGGGTGTCCTCACTATTGATAAAATTGATTTGAAGCTCCCTATTCTGACAGATGCAACCGTGAATAATTTGAAGATTTCCGTTGCCAGTATCGCCAAAACGGGCAAAGCAGGAGCTGTTGGTAATTATGCGATTGCTGGTCATCGAAACCTGACCTACGGGAAAAATTTTAATCGATTAGATGAAGTCACCGAAGGGGATTTCATAGAAGTGAATACAGGGAGTAAAACGTATATCTACAAGGTAGTGGACAAACTGTATGTCCTCCCAGAGGATGTCTGGGTGCTGAAGGGCAACGGCAAAGATCGGGAGATTACGCTAATAACTTGCCATCCTATGGAAAATCCGACTCACCGTATTGCGATTAAGGGAATTATGGTGCAGTCTAAGGAATAA
- a CDS encoding transglutaminase-like domain-containing protein, which translates to MLKKPFIPVILAVFLFTFAPQGIFAASNPSMIDKEALNKGIISVHYSKDKNTKVLVRIMRENIKYDYTFEEGDQYPLQLGNGPYKVLIGESIGANKYKVVAQEQIDLEMEDENAVFLQSIPLIDWNDESKAVVEAKQLVGDKDKDIDKIRAIYGYITTHFQYDYEKAQTVADSYVPNLDTAYEASGGICYDFAATFAAMARSEGIPTRLVMGYESHAPNTYHAWNQVFLKESKEWVTIDTTYDAIHIQAGETIDIIKNDHNYQISKIY; encoded by the coding sequence GTGCTTAAGAAACCATTTATACCAGTGATCCTAGCAGTATTTCTGTTTACTTTCGCTCCGCAAGGGATATTTGCAGCTTCCAATCCATCCATGATAGATAAAGAGGCTCTGAATAAAGGAATTATATCGGTTCATTATTCAAAAGATAAAAACACCAAAGTTCTCGTTCGAATAATGAGAGAAAATATCAAATATGACTACACCTTCGAAGAAGGGGATCAGTACCCTTTGCAGCTGGGAAACGGACCGTATAAAGTGCTGATTGGCGAGTCCATAGGAGCTAATAAATATAAAGTTGTTGCGCAAGAACAAATAGATTTAGAAATGGAAGACGAGAATGCCGTATTTCTGCAGTCCATTCCGTTGATCGATTGGAACGATGAATCGAAGGCGGTCGTTGAAGCTAAGCAATTAGTTGGAGATAAAGACAAAGATATCGACAAAATAAGGGCCATTTATGGATATATCACGACACATTTTCAGTATGATTATGAGAAGGCCCAAACTGTAGCAGATAGTTACGTGCCTAATCTGGATACGGCCTACGAAGCGTCGGGCGGAATTTGTTATGACTTTGCAGCTACTTTTGCGGCAATGGCAAGAAGCGAGGGAATTCCAACACGTCTGGTTATGGGATATGAAAGCCATGCGCCAAATACTTATCATGCGTGGAATCAAGTTTTCCTAAAGGAAAGTAAGGAATGGGTGACGATCGACACCACGTATGACGCTATACATATACAAGCTGGTGAAACAATAGATATTATAAAAAACGATCATAATTATCAAATTTCCAAAATATATTAG
- a CDS encoding collagen binding domain-containing protein, producing MMLKKKTSALLITLLIFMQSIYGIGFITKASANTISNNILDSVTMAVYDSAGQVVTGNVYEPNSTVQLDYTWSLPNGHGYHSGDTFTFTLPQQFLLFNNISGGLVMGQNQLGTFHVDQASHQVLITFNNYIESHDNIHGTLTFRTQLDISKLTESTTVTITIPIQSGDQIFTLHLRPSVTSTIEKRGVPSGFNPKDIHWTVDVNKTLDSVENAEMTDPIPAGLSVPVTVAVYELGVKLDGSVVQGALVDGSKYIVNITGANLSVRFTESPIHMAYRIQYTTPITDFDKATFVNTATFGGSNKNPVQASATVHVTRGSSLDKIAESYSPITQIINWGIKYNYNERTIAQSAAFLKDLFNDTQEIVAGSLHIYPVTFNSSGNETLGSELPSGEYTVTTEAAAGKKGFKLQFNHSVSSAFKINYQTKASNPVLKNAIITNSVTSGSGESDSASRPIEQGAVYKYPGTADYTAKTVSWLIIMNRDSQIMKNMIVTDTFSNKGLRVIPSSIVIKKGNAVLPSTDYILNSVEDEGFTVKFKNTISEPISITYTTFFNVDLISPPGNANFINSAKVDWVDSAEAVKSQTATATFIPRDEVKNNGLKYGAYNAITKEVTWTVGVNYNGKTLTNASVQDTLESNQKFTKDSLKVYKMNIPQNGVPLAPTPADEIDLSKYKYTVDSQNKLVLLFQQAISEPYYIVFKTSLQGQLINSMVTNTARAFNGTEPVTNNLNATLPIPKGGEYVSKSGWQSGDKINWSVQINYGQSTLNDAKIIDTPSINQQLLLDSFHLFATTVTSNGNVLKGSELTKGVDYTLVIKTDNQGKQTFELSFVKQISTAYILEYQSLIMANNGETVSNKISLSGTNVTDITQVTTRNIVVGVSDGSGTGSGVRGSLTVMKIDSSNNTLMLSGATFELYRKSGNTRTLINTLTTDETGSVVFTNLLAGDYVVSEVTAPPGYVLNKEDNPITLHPGDELHLNVINTKTSTPTPTPTPTPTPTPTPTPTPTPTPTPTPTPTPTPTPTPTPTPTPTPTPTPTPTSESTPTPTPSPTPGVTPTPSKTPSPSVTPTPPTIPTPSTKPTEPDIPIDTDNDVPLGGLPPITKPETLPKTGESSHLYVEIAGITLILLGLILRRRFTR from the coding sequence ATGATGTTGAAGAAAAAAACGAGTGCACTGCTGATTACTTTATTAATTTTTATGCAGAGTATTTACGGGATTGGCTTTATTACTAAGGCCAGTGCGAACACGATTTCAAACAATATTCTTGACAGCGTGACGATGGCTGTATATGACAGCGCAGGTCAAGTCGTGACCGGCAATGTTTATGAGCCAAACTCCACAGTGCAGCTAGACTATACATGGTCGCTGCCAAACGGTCATGGGTACCATAGTGGTGATACGTTTACATTCACTCTGCCGCAGCAATTTTTGCTTTTCAACAATATCAGCGGTGGTTTGGTCATGGGGCAGAATCAGTTAGGGACTTTCCATGTTGATCAAGCTAGTCATCAAGTGCTGATCACCTTTAACAACTACATCGAAAGCCATGACAATATACATGGTACGCTCACTTTCCGAACACAGTTAGATATAAGTAAACTTACGGAAAGCACAACGGTAACGATTACAATTCCGATTCAATCTGGTGATCAGATTTTCACTCTTCATCTTAGACCTTCGGTCACTTCCACAATCGAAAAAAGAGGCGTACCCTCTGGATTTAACCCGAAAGATATTCATTGGACCGTCGATGTGAATAAGACGCTGGATTCTGTTGAGAACGCAGAGATGACGGACCCAATCCCAGCAGGTCTATCTGTTCCTGTTACGGTAGCCGTCTATGAGTTAGGGGTCAAATTAGATGGAAGTGTCGTACAAGGGGCGTTGGTGGATGGCAGTAAATATATAGTAAATATAACAGGAGCCAATCTTTCTGTTCGATTCACGGAATCTCCTATTCATATGGCTTATCGCATTCAATATACGACGCCAATAACCGATTTTGACAAAGCAACCTTTGTGAATACGGCAACGTTCGGGGGAAGTAATAAAAACCCTGTTCAGGCCTCTGCGACAGTCCATGTAACGCGTGGCAGCTCTTTAGATAAAATAGCCGAAAGCTATAGTCCCATTACGCAGATTATTAATTGGGGAATCAAATATAATTATAATGAGAGGACAATTGCCCAGTCAGCAGCATTCCTAAAAGATTTATTCAATGATACACAAGAAATAGTTGCAGGATCCCTTCATATTTATCCCGTAACGTTTAATTCAAGTGGTAATGAGACACTGGGAAGTGAATTGCCGAGTGGGGAGTATACCGTGACAACGGAAGCAGCTGCTGGCAAGAAAGGATTTAAACTGCAATTTAATCATAGTGTTTCTTCGGCATTTAAAATTAATTATCAGACCAAGGCAAGTAATCCGGTTTTGAAAAATGCGATCATAACGAATAGCGTTACGTCCGGCAGCGGAGAAAGTGATTCCGCATCACGGCCTATTGAACAGGGGGCTGTTTACAAGTATCCTGGAACCGCAGATTACACGGCCAAAACCGTATCTTGGCTTATTATCATGAACAGAGACAGTCAGATAATGAAGAATATGATTGTGACCGATACTTTTTCAAATAAAGGATTGCGTGTTATACCCAGTTCGATAGTTATTAAAAAAGGAAACGCGGTCTTACCGTCGACGGATTATATTCTCAATAGTGTCGAAGATGAAGGGTTCACAGTGAAATTCAAGAATACGATCTCAGAACCTATTTCGATTACTTACACAACATTCTTTAATGTAGATTTGATCAGCCCACCAGGTAATGCTAATTTCATTAATTCAGCTAAGGTGGATTGGGTCGATAGCGCTGAGGCAGTAAAGTCGCAAACGGCAACAGCAACATTTATCCCAAGAGATGAAGTGAAGAACAATGGGCTTAAATACGGTGCTTACAACGCTATTACCAAAGAAGTCACATGGACAGTGGGAGTCAACTATAACGGAAAAACTCTTACAAATGCTAGTGTTCAAGATACGTTAGAATCCAATCAAAAGTTTACCAAGGATTCGTTAAAAGTATATAAGATGAACATTCCGCAAAATGGTGTCCCTCTAGCCCCAACTCCAGCAGATGAAATAGACCTCTCGAAATATAAATACACAGTGGATAGCCAAAACAAGCTAGTTCTTCTTTTTCAACAAGCCATTTCAGAACCTTATTACATCGTTTTTAAAACGAGTCTGCAAGGTCAACTGATTAACAGCATGGTTACTAATACGGCTAGAGCATTCAATGGAACTGAGCCAGTTACCAACAATCTTAATGCAACCCTGCCTATTCCTAAGGGTGGAGAATACGTAAGTAAAAGCGGATGGCAAAGCGGAGATAAAATAAACTGGTCAGTCCAAATTAATTATGGCCAATCTACGTTAAACGATGCGAAAATCATCGATACACCGTCAATCAATCAACAATTATTGCTGGATTCATTCCATTTGTTTGCTACGACCGTGACTAGTAACGGGAATGTCCTGAAGGGATCAGAATTAACGAAGGGCGTGGACTACACACTAGTTATTAAAACGGATAATCAAGGTAAGCAAACATTTGAATTGAGTTTCGTCAAACAGATATCAACTGCGTATATTTTAGAATATCAATCTTTAATTATGGCTAACAATGGCGAAACGGTTTCCAATAAAATCAGTCTCAGCGGCACCAATGTGACCGATATAACGCAAGTAACGACCAGGAATATTGTAGTAGGGGTTTCGGACGGATCTGGTACCGGCAGCGGAGTTCGAGGGTCATTGACGGTTATGAAAATTGACTCTTCCAACAACACCTTAATGCTCAGCGGCGCAACCTTTGAACTGTATCGCAAATCGGGTAATACGAGGACCTTAATCAACACGTTAACAACAGATGAAACAGGTTCGGTTGTCTTTACTAATCTGCTTGCAGGTGATTATGTAGTAAGTGAAGTAACAGCTCCTCCTGGGTACGTATTAAATAAAGAGGACAATCCGATAACTCTTCATCCGGGAGATGAACTTCATCTCAATGTGATCAACACGAAGACGTCAACACCAACACCAACACCAACACCGACACCAACACCAACACCAACACCAACACCGACACCGACACCAACACCAACACCAACACCGACACCAACACCAACACCAACACCGACACCGACACCGACACCGACACCGACACCGACACCAACACCAACACCAACATCAGAATCAACACCGACACCAACGCCAAGCCCTACACCAGGTGTAACGCCAACACCGTCTAAAACACCATCGCCAAGTGTAACGCCAACACCGCCAACAATTCCAACACCATCAACGAAACCGACGGAGCCGGACATTCCGATTGATACAGATAATGATGTGCCCTTGGGGGGGCTTCCTCCTATCACTAAACCAGAAACCCTTCCGAAGACAGGGGAATCAAGCCATCTGTACGTGGAAATCGCGGGTATTACCTTAATCCTACTAGGTCTTATCCTAAGAAGGAGATTCACTCGGTAA
- a CDS encoding vWA domain-containing protein produces the protein MKQILLITDGCSNVGVSPVIAAAQAHTEGVTVNVIGVIDHGELGVLGSEEIQEIAAAGGGMSRIVNSGQLSQTVQMMTRKTVTTTIQHAVGKELQSILGFNQLEQLPPEKRAEVVQVIDTMSETTSLRVALLIDASASMKPKHAAVREAIHDLLLSLRARSGKSELAVFHFPSTKTRDQELEMDLSWTNQLANLDKMFYKINMKGTTPTGPALLQTLQFITEKPILPKTEDGILSDYVV, from the coding sequence ATGAAACAGATTTTGTTAATTACAGATGGGTGTTCCAATGTAGGGGTAAGTCCGGTAATTGCAGCGGCACAGGCGCATACCGAAGGCGTAACTGTGAATGTCATCGGTGTCATTGACCATGGGGAGCTAGGCGTGCTTGGCTCTGAGGAGATTCAGGAGATTGCTGCGGCAGGAGGTGGGATGAGCCGAATCGTGAATTCAGGCCAACTTTCCCAGACGGTCCAGATGATGACGCGCAAAACGGTCACCACAACGATTCAACATGCAGTAGGCAAAGAGTTGCAGAGTATTCTAGGCTTTAATCAATTGGAGCAGTTACCTCCAGAGAAGCGCGCGGAAGTGGTTCAAGTGATCGATACCATGAGTGAAACCACCTCACTCCGCGTAGCTCTTTTAATAGATGCTAGTGCTAGTATGAAGCCTAAGCATGCAGCGGTGCGTGAAGCCATTCATGATCTGTTGCTTAGTCTTAGAGCCCGCAGCGGCAAGAGTGAGCTGGCAGTTTTCCACTTTCCGTCAACCAAAACGAGGGATCAGGAATTAGAAATGGATCTCAGTTGGACGAATCAACTTGCAAATTTAGACAAGATGTTCTATAAAATAAACATGAAGGGTACAACTCCGACAGGTCCGGCGTTACTGCAAACTTTGCAGTTCATAACGGAGAAGCCTATCTTACCAAAAACCGAGGATGGGATACTGAGTGACTACGTGGTATGA